The genomic stretch GCCGATGATCACGCTGGCCACCGCCCATCCGGCGAAATTCCCGGACGCTGTCGAGAAAGCAAGCGGCATCCATCCGCCTCTTCCCCCGCGCATGGAAGACCTCTATGAACGCGCGGAACGGGTGACACGGGTCGCCAATGACCTTGCCGCGCTCAAGGACCATATCAAGGGACATATCGCACAGTGAGCTTGCAACAGCACCGCCTTGCCAACGGCTTTCGCATCGTGACCGAACACATGCCGGGGCTGGCCTCGGCGTCTATCGGGATCTGGGTCAATGCCGGTGGCCGGCACGAAGCGCCCAAGCAGAACGGCATCGCGCATTTTCTCGAACACATGGCGTTCAAGGGCACGGCCAAACGCAGTGCCCTGCAAATCGCCGAGGCGATCGAAGATGTGGGCGGCTATATCAACGCCTATACCAGCCGCGAGGTCACAGCCTATTACGCGCGCGTGCTGGAGGCGGACGTGCCGCTGGCGCTGGACGTGATCGGAGACATTCTGCTGAACCCAACCTTTGACAAGAACGAGATCGAGATCGAGCGCGGGGTGATCCTGCAAGAGATCGGTCAGGCGCTGGACACGCCCGACGATGTGATCTTTGACTGGTTGCAGGCGCAGGCCTATCCCGAACAGCCCATCGGGCGCACCATTCTGGGCCCCTCGGAACGGATCGAAACCTTTACCCGCAAGGATCTGGCAAAGTTCGTGGCCCAGCATTACGGCCCCGAAGAGATGATCCTGTCGGCGGCGGGTGCTGTCGATCACGACAGCATCGTGAAACTGGCCGAAGAGATGTTCGGCGGCATGGTTCCGACACCCGCGTTCAAACTGGCACCCGCGTCGTTTCGCGGTGGGGAGGTGCGTCAGGTCAAGGATCTGGAACAGGCGCATTTCGCGCTGGCCTTTGAAAGCCCCGGCTATCGTGACGAGGAAATCTATGTCGCGCAGATTTACGCAAGTGCCCTGGGCGGCGGCATGTCCTCGCGCCTGTTTCAGGAAGTGCGCGAGAATCGCGGCCTGTGTTATTCGATATTTGCGCAGGCAGGTGCCTATGACGACACCGGCATGATGACCGTCTATGCGGGCACCAGCGGCGATCAGGTGGCCGAACTGTCGCGGATCACCATCGACGAAATGAAGCGCGCAGCCTCGGACATGAACCCCGCCGAAGTGGCCCGCGCCCGTGCGCAGATGAAGGCCGGATTGCTGATGGGGCTGGAAAGCCCGTCCAGCCGCGCCGAACGTCTGGCGCGACTGGTGCAGATCTGGGACCGCGTGCCACCGCTGGAAGAAACCATTGCGCGTATTGATGCGGTGACAACTGGCGACGTGCGCGAATTTGCTGAACATATTGCGGCTACAGCGCCGGTGGCGCTGGCGCTTTATGGTCCGGTTGATACCGCGCCGACGCTGGATGCCTTGCAGGAGCGCCGGGTCGCCTGATGTTGCTGTCCAAGCGGAAACTGCGGATCGAGACTGAGCGGTTGACGCTGAGGCCCCCGATCCATGCAGATTTCCGCCCCTGGTCGGCGCTGCGGGCCCATTCCAAGGACTACCTGACCCCGTGGGAACCCGGCTGGGCCGAGGATCATTTGTCGCGCAAGGCCTTTACCAACCGTGTCTATTGGGCCCAACGTTCTATCGCCAACGGTTCGGCCATGCCGCTGTTCCTGATCCGTCGCGCGGACGAGGTGCTGGTGGGGGCGATCACATTGGACAACATTCGGCGCGGGCCCGCACAGGCGGGCACTCTGGGCTATTGGACCGGTCAGATGTTCGCGCGCAAAGGCTATATGCGCGAGGCCATCGAGGCGGTGGTGCACTATGCCTTTACCCGTCAGGACCTGAGCCGGATCGAAGCCGCCTGCCTGCCCGAAAATGCCGCCTCGCGCGGGTTGCTGGAAAAGTCGGGCTTTAAATACGAGGGCGTTGCGCAATCCTATTTGCAGATCGACGGGCGCTGGCGGACGCACGTTCTTTATGCATCTCTGCGCCATGACCGTCGCGGGCGCACCGACGCCAGATGACTTTGGCGCAAGATGCGCTAAACTGAAGGCCACGAGGGTGGCCATCATGTTGATCCGACTGCTGACAGCTTTGACACTGATGACAGGGACGGCGCAGGCGCAGGCCACGCGCACGCCCAGCCATTGCATCGCGCTGGCGGGTGACATCGACGGTGCGACGTTTGTGCATAAGGCCAGCTATGACGCGCAAGTGCCCAGCGAGACGGTGCTGATCCACTACATTGACCACGCCAGCTTTCTGATCCGCAGCCATGGCGGGCTGAACATCGTGACGGATTTCACCGGCTACATCGGCAACGTGCCGATGATTCCCGACGTGGTGACGATGAACCACGCCCATGACACCCACTGGACCGCCTTTCCCGACCCAGGCATCGCCCACGCCCTGAACGGCTGGGGTCCGTTTGGTCAGGGGATCGACCATCATGTCGATCTGGGCGAAGTGCTGGTGCGCAATGTCTCGACCGACATCCGCAGCCAATACGGCGGCAGCGAGGCCAAGGGAAACTCGGTCTTCGTGTTCGAGCTGGCGGGTCTGTGCATCGGTCACCTGGGTCATTTGCATCACGAGCCGGACGCCGCGCAATATGCGGCCATCGGGCGGCTGGACGTGGTTATGGCGCCGATTGACGGTGGTATGACGCTGGACCTGCCCACCATGACCCGCGTGCTGAAACGGCTGAAATCATCGGTGGTGCTGCCGATGCACTGGTTTTCCGACTATACGCTGGATGAATTCCTGACCGGCATGGCGGATGAATTCGCGGTGGTCGAGGTGGGCGGCCCTGCCTTGCAGGTGTCGCGTGACCGCTTGCCGTCGCGCCCCACGATCATGGTTTTGCGTCCCGAATGGTTGCGCCGCTAGTGCAGGCCCTTGCCTTTGCCGCGCCGGGACAGGATGTTGCGGCCATGACATTGACCTCACTCACCCCCGAGACTGAACCGCTGCTGACCGCAGCCTTGCCCGCCGACCGTTTTCGCCGCGCCGAAGCCCGCTATCTGGAAGAGCCGCGCGGGCGGTACAAGGGACAGAGCACCCTTGTCGCCCTGCCGCGCAGCGTTGACGAGGTGGCGACGATCGTGCGCCTGTGTGCGCAACACCGCATCGGGATCATTCCCTACGGCGGCGGCACGGGGCTGGTCGGCGGGCAGGTCGTCGAGGACGGCCCCGTGCCGCTGATCCTGTCGCTGGAGCGGATGAACGCGGTGCGCGCGGTCTATGCGGATGAAAACGTGGCCATTGTCGAGGCGGGGGTGATTCTGGCCGACGTGCAAGAGGCCGCAGCGCAGGCGGGCCGCCTGTTCCCGCTGTCGCTGGCCGCTGAAGGCACCGCGCGGATCGGTGGCAATCTCAGCACCAATGCAGGCGGCACTGGCGTGTTGCGATATGGCAATGCGCGCGATCTGTGCCTGGGGCTTGAGGCTGTGTTGCCTGACGGCAGCATCTGGAACGGGCTGAACCGCCTGCGCAAGGATAACACCGGCTATGATCTGCGTCATTTACTGATCGGGGCCGAGGGCACGCTGGGCGTGATTACCGCCGCCGCGCTGAAACTGTCGCCGCGCCCCGCCCACACCGGTACGGCGATGCTGGTGGTGGACAGCCCCGCAGCGGCGTTGAAACTGCTGACGCTGGGCCGTGACCTGCTGGGCGAGAGCATCAGCGCCTTTGAGCTGATGCACCGGCAGGGCATGGATTTTCTGGCCGAGAAACTGCCCGACATCCGCCGCCCTTGGGACAGGCCGCCCGAATGGTGCGTGCTGGTCGAGGTGGGCATGTCCGCGGGGCAGAACCCCACAGACGCGCTTGAGCGGCTGTTCGTGGCCGGGGCCGAGGAGGGGCTGGTCAGCGACGGCATCATCGCGCAATCGCAAGGGCAGTCAGACGACTTCTGGACCGTGCGCGAGCAGATCCCCGAGGCGAACCGCCTGATCGGTTCGATCAGCAGTCATGATATTTCAGTGCCATTGGGCGCACTGGCCGAATTCATCACCAAGGCCAATGCGCGGATTGCGGCGCTGGGCGATTTCCGGGTGAATTGTTTCGGGCATGTCGGCGACGGCAACCTGCATTACAACGTCTTTCCCTTGGCAGGCAAGACCAAGGCCGACCATCTGGCAGAGCGGGACCAGATCAAACAGGCGGTGCATGATCTGGTGCACGAGTTGGGCGGTTCGGTCAGCGCCGAACATGGTATCGGACGGCTCAAGGTGGATGATCTGGAACGCTACGGCGATCCGGTCAAGCTGGCGGCGATGCGCGCGATCAAGGTGGCATTGGACCCGGCGGGAATCATGAACCCCGGCGCGGTGCTGCGCGGGCGGGCTTAGGGGCGCTGCCCCTCGGCGCTGCGCGCCTCACCCCGGAGTTTATCGGGCAAGATGAAGATGGGTCAGTCGCCCGCATAGGCGCACAGCGCCTGCACGTCCATGCCCATGGCTTCCAGTTTGGCGCGGCCACCCAGATCGGGCAGGTCGATGATAAAGCTGCACGAGATGATCTTGCCCCCCAGCCGCTCGATCAGCTTGATGCCCGCCTCGGCGGTGCCGCCGGTGGCCAGCAGGTCGTCGACGATCAGAACGGTCTCGCCCGCCTGAATGGCGTCGTCGTGGATTTCGACCACGGCCTCACCGTATTCCAGCGTATAGGCCTGTTCGATGGTCGCACCGGGCAGCTTGCCCTTTTTGCGGATCGGGACGAATCCTTTGGACAGTTGGTGTGCGATAGCACCGCCCAGGATAAAGCCGCGCGCTTCCAATCCCACGACCTTGTCGATTTGCAGGCCTGCATAGGGGTTCAGCATCTGGTCGATGGCCATGCGAAAGCCGCGCGGGTCGGCGAACAGCGTTGTCACATCGCGGAACATGATCCCCTCGTGCGGGAAATCGGGGATGGTGCGGATATAATCTTGGACGGTTTTCATAGGGTTTCCGGTGTTCAGGGGCATCAGCCCCAGAGTGGCGGCCTGTGGACCATAAGCCAGAAGATGGCGATCAGCGCAAGGAAGGCAGGCCAGCCAAGGGCGAACCAGATGCGAAAGGCGCGGTATGCGGCGGCGGGCACCGTCGTGGCGGTGGCGGTCAGGTTGCGGATGCGGATTTGCAGGCCGACCACGGGCACCCATGTCACAAAGGCCACAGCATACAGCACATAGGTCATCAGCAACCACGGCTCGGTCAGCGGATAGCCTTGCAGGTGGATCAGCCAAAGCCCGGTGGCGGGCTGGATCAGCCCCGCCGGTGTGGTGAACAACCAGTCGGCGACCACCACGCCCGATGCGGTGCGGTGGATCACCACCGGATTGTCGCTGCGCATTGCCCAGACCATCTGGAACGCCGTGCCGATGCCGGTGCCGAACAGCACGGTGGACGACAGGATGTGCAGCCATTTGGCTGTCAGATAGGCGTCCATCAGCGTTCTCTTTCAACAATGGCGGCCATGGCGATCAGGACCAGCAGCGGGACGTTCTTAAGCAGCCCGCCCAAGGGGAGCAACCACAACGCGGGGTTCAACAGGGTGAAGGCGGCGGTATAGGCGACAATCATCCCAAATTGCACAGCCGCCATCAGGCGGGGCCGCCAACCGCGCAGCAGGGCGGCGGCAATGGCAAGGTCCGCCAACCCACCGGCGCGCGCCATGACGATCAGCGCGGTGTCGGGCAGGGTGTCCGGGACCAGAGGCAGGAAGTCGGCGGCAGGCAGGGTCAGGCCGATCAGGCCCGAAGCCAGCCACAGGACCGCCAGAACCAGCCGCAGCACAGGTCGCATCAGGTAGAGCCGCGCGTGCCACAGATCCTGCGTGCCGCAAGGCTGGGCGTGCAGGATGGCGCTAAAGGCGCGGGGTTGCGGAGCCTCTGGCAGCGCGTGGGGGGCGTGCACGCCCTGTGACAACTGGTCGACCGCGGTGCGCGAGATCGGACCAAGCCGCATGGCATCGCCGATGGTCCCCATCATCCGGGCCAACGGGCCGGGCAGACGCAGGGTGATGGCAGGACGCAGGCCCATCCATCCGCGCAGGGCTTGCAGCATCTGCGTTTGCGTGACGGTCTCGGGGCCGCCCACCACATGCGGGCCACCCATGGGCGGGTGCTCAAGGCAATGCAAGGCAATCGCAGCCAGATCGTCGGCGTGGACCGGGTTGAACGGCTGGTCGCCTTTGCCGACCATGGGCGTCACCAAGGGCAGCGCCGCCAGCGCGCGCGCCAGGGACGAGCCGCCATAAGAGGTATGCCCCAGCACCAGACCGGGGCGCAAGATGGTGACGGCCTCGGGCGCAGCGGTCTCGCCGTCAAGGCGGTGGCGGGCAAAGGGGGTGTCGGCCTCGACCCCGATGGCAGAGATCAACACGCCGCGCGCGCCGGGGGGCAGTGCGGCATAGACCGCCGCAGGGGCCGCGACATGGACCGCGTGCATTGCAGCGGCGCTCCCTGTCAGCAAACCGGCGGCGTTGATGACATGGGCACCCTCCGCCAGCACCGGACGCCAGAACTCTGGATCATGGGTCACCGGATCATTCAGATCCGCGCGCAGTGTGTGGAACCCCATATGCCGCAAGGCTGCCGGATTGCGCGCATGCGCCGTCACCTGCCAACCCGCGCGGCGGGCGGCAAATGCGATGTGACGGCCGATAAAGCCATCAGCGCCGAGGATCAGGACGTGTCGGCGCATGGACGCGCCCCTTTTTATGTCAGAACCCGACCGGCAACGGCGTCCAGCTTGGCCACCAGCTCGGGGTCGCGGGCTTCGGGGGCGGTCATGATTGCGTATTCCAGTGCCCGGTCACAGCCATGCGGGCAGGGCGCGCGTTCGGCCCCCAGAAGCGCAGGCAGGCGCGACACCAGATTGCGGCCTTTGTCGGCGTTGCCGGTCAGGGTGGCGATAATCTGTGTCACGTCCACTTCGCCATGGTCCGGATGCCAGCTGTCATAGTCGGTGATCATCGCCACCGAGGCATAGCACAGCTCGGCCTCGCGGGCGAGTTTCGCCTCGGGCATGTTGGTCATGCCAATCACATCCGCGCCCCAGCTTTCGCGGTACATCCGGCTTTCTGCCAGCGTCGAGAATTGCGGCCCCTCCATCGCCAGATAGGTGCCGCCCCGGTGTACCTTGATGCCAGCCGCGTGCGCCGCTGCCTCGCAGGCGTCGGACAGGCGCGGACAGGTGGGATGCGCCACGCTGACATGGGCCACACAGCCGCTGCCAAAGAACGTCTTGTCACGGTTCACGGTGCGGTCGATGAACTGGTCGACGATGACGAAATCCCCCGGTGCCATTTCCTCGCGGAACGACCCGCAGGCCGAGACGCTGATTACATCGGTGCAGCCCAGCCGTTTCAGCGCGTCGATATTGGCGCGGTAGGGGACCGAGGTGGGCGTATGCACATGCCCGCGCCCGTGACGTGGCAGGAACGCCATTTCGACCCCGTCGAGCGTGCCGGTCAGGATCTGGTCGGACGGCTTGCCCCAGGGGGTCGCGACCTGCACCCACTTGGCATCCTTCAGCCCGTCGATGTCATAAATGCCAGAGCCGCCGATCACGGCGATGCGGGTTGGGGTCATGGGAGCGGCCTTCTCATGCGGTGATTTTCAGCCTCGAGACTAACGCCTGCGCAAGAGGCCGCAAGGGGCCTGTGGGCAATCGCTATTCACAAGCTCTTCAGCGCAGATGTTCCTATGTGCTTTCACTATGTCCCCGGAGGCACTAGGGGTCACATATTCGCAGTACTGGGGCAGGTTATGGCGCAAAAATCTACGGTGTATAAAGTTGAACTTTCGGTTTCCGATATGGATCGACACTATTACGAGACGCATAAGCTGACCGTGGCCAAACACCCATCTGAGACGGATGAACGGTTGATGGTGCGGATTCTGGCGTTTGCATTGAACGCGCATGAACATCTGGAGATGACCAAAGGGCTTTCATCGGATGATGAACCGGACGTCTGGCAAAAAAGCCTGAGCGGCGAGCTGGAATTGTGGATCGCACTGGGCCAGCCCAGTGAGAAAATTGTGCGCCAGTCCTGTGGCAAGGCCGACAAGGTGATTGTCTATTCTTATGGCAGAACCGCAGGGACCTGGTGGGACAAGATCAAAAACAGCACCACCCGCTTTGACAACTTGCGTGTTGTCAACCTGCCCGAAGCCGAGACCGGCGCGTTGGAAAAACTGGCAAGTCGCGCGATGAAGGTACAGGTCAATATTCAGGACGGCGAAGTGATGGTCAGCGTTGACGATGAAATTGCCTATGTCACGCCGATCATACTGAAATAACGCCTGAAACTGGCCTTTAGCAGAGGCGATGGACCCTGCGTCTAGGGTCCAGACCCTTCTGTATCTCCGATCTGTTATTGTTCCCCCGTCAGCGACCTTGGCCGAGGTCACTGACGGGACGGTGTATGGCGTCAGAGCCTTGTGGCCCAAGTTGAACTGGGACCACGTTTGCTAGCGAGCCAGCACTGTCTCTCTTCATCCATCTCGAACAGTTGCTTGTGGCCAGCTTGGACCACGGATCAGAAGGAAGAGAACATGAACAGGATAACACGAGACGCAATCCTTGGCATAGATGTCAGCCGCGATTGGCTGGACATTCATTGCCTGCCAAGCAATCAGAGACTTCGATTGCCCAATTCCGAGGACGGGCATGCGCGCGTGGGCGCCCTGGCAAAGTCAGCCTGTGCGCTGGTTTGTTTTGAGGCCACAGGGGGGCAGGAATGGCGTCTGTGGTCGGCCCTCGACGTTGCAGGGGTCGCGACCAGGCAACTGCCGCCCGCGCAAATCAAAGCCTTTGCCGCCAGCCGGGGCACGCGGGCGAAAACGGATAGGATCGACGCGGAGCTTATCGCGCGGTTCATGGCCTTTCGGCCTGATGCAGGGCGGACCTTGCCGCATGAAAAGATACGTCTTCTCAGGGCTTTGGTGTCCAAGCGTGGTCAGCTCGTCGAAACACGCAAACGGCTTTTGGCGCAAATCAAGGCGCATGCGAAACTGGGTTCGGATGATCTGTTCGACGTCATGGATGGTGACCTGAAAGACCTACTGGATCGCCAGATTGCAGGACTTGAGGTCCGGATCGAACAGATCATCGCCTCAGAGGAAGGCCTTGCCACGACTGCTGCCATCTTGCGTTCAGTTCCCGGCATTGGCCCGGTCGCCAGCACGATGTTGATCGCTGAAATGCCGGAACTCGGCCAGATCACGGGCGAACAAGCCGCCGCGCTGACAGGCCTTGCGCCCATTGCCCATGACAGCGGCGCGATGCGGGGCAAGCGCGCTATCGGAGGCGGCCGGCGCCCGCTGCGACACGTTATGTTCCAGGCGGCGCTCGTCGCCAGTCACCACAATCCCGTCCTGAAGCCGTTCGCAGACCGCCTTCGCGAAGCCGGAAAACCACACAAAGTGATAATCACCGCCGTCGCAAGAAAGCTTGTGACAATCGTGAACGCCCTTTGCAAAAGTCGGCAGAAATGGACTACTCAACTCGCTTGAGAAATACAGTTGCTAGCAAAACGAGGGCTGCAATGATTGATGCAAAACGCATGGGTATTCCTGAACAAACACGCGCGGTTTTGTAAGCTGACTGGGGTGATAGTAGGGCAGCGGGTGATCTTTTTGTGCGCATGTGGATGGCTGCCCTTGAACTCGCCGCCCTGCCTGTCAAACGCGCACATCCGCATCCAAACCTGTGCGCAAAGGCCACGCCGCATGCGCAAAGCGCATTCTCTCTGGTCCCTCGGCGCTGTTCCCGTTAGAGGGGGCGTTTAACATTGGCGACATATTCGCAGCGTACAGGACACCCATGGCTTTGATCTCGAACCTCATCCACACCCGTTTCGGCGACTTTCGTGTGGCGCCCGGCGACACCCAGTTGGACGCCCGTCAGTGGAAGACCGAAATTCTGTCAGGACTGACCGTCGCGCTGGCGCTGGTGCCCGAGGCTGTGGCCTTTGCCTTTGTCGCCGGTGTGAACCCGCTGGTGGGGCTTTATGCGGCCTTTCTGGTGGGGCTGATCACGGCGATCATGGGCGGGCGTCCGGGGATGATCTCGGGGGCCACGGGGGCTTTGGCGGTGGTGATGGTGGCACTGGTGGCACAGCACGGGGTTGAATACCTGTTCGCCACAGTGGTGCTGATGGGGCTGTTGCAGATCTTTGCCGGTGCGATGCAATGGGGCAAGTTCATGCGGCTGGTGCCGCATCCGGTCATGCTGGGCTTTGTCAACGGGCTGGCGATCGTGATCTTCCTCGCGCAGATGAGCCAGTTCAAAGTTCCGGGCACAATGGTTGATACCGGTCACGGGGTCAGCGGCGGTGAATGGCTGTCGGGCCAACCGCTGATGATCATGCTGGCGCTGGTGGCAGCGACGATGGCGATCATCTGGATCACCCCGCGCCTGACGCGGGCGATCCCTGCGCCCTTGGCCGGCATCGGGATTGTGGCGGCAGTGGTCATCGGCTTTGGTCTGGACGTGCCGCGGGTGGGCGATCTGGCCAGCATCGCGGGCGGTTTCCCCGCATTCCACATTCCGATGGTGCCCCTGAACTGGGAAACCTTTGAAATCATCCTGCCCTACGCGGTCATTCTGGCGGCCATTGGTCTGATCGAAAGCCTTCTGACGCTGAACCTTGTGGGCGACATGACCGGCCAGCGCGGAGGTGCCAGCCAGGAATGTATCGCGCAGGGTGTTGCCAACACGGTCACCGGCTTTTTCGGCGGCATGGGCGGCTGTGCAATGATCGGTCAGTCGATGATTAACGTCAAATCCGGCGGACGCACGCGGGTCGCGGGGATTACCGCGGCGCTGTTCCTGCTGGCCTTTATCCTTGTCGGGTCGAGCCTGATCGAACAGATCCCGCTGGCCGCACTTGTGGGCGTGATGTTCATGGTGGTGATCGGGACCTTTGCGTGGAACTCCTTGATGATCATGCGAAAGGTGCCCTTGATGGATGCCTTTGTGATCGTTCTGGTCACGGTTGTGACGGTGATGGAAGACCTTGCCGTGGCGGTGGTTGTTGGCGTGATCGTCAGCGCGCTGGCCTATGCGTGGAACAACGCGCGCCGCATCCATGCGCAGATCGAAAATGCCCAGGATGGGTCCAAGATCTATAAGGTGCAGGGCCCGCTGTTTTTTGGCTCGACTGACGGGTTCATGGAGATGTTCGAGGTGGAAACCGATCCGCTGAGCGTGACTGTGGACTTTGCCGACAGTCGTGTGGTCGACCAGTCGGCCTTGCAGGCGATTGAAACGCTGGCCGGAAAATACGAAGAACTGGGCAAGCGCATTCAACTGCGTCACCTGTCGCGCGATTGCCATGCGTTGCTGTCCAAGGCGGGGCATCTGGTGATCGACAGTGACGATGACCCTGATTACGCGGTGGCCGCCAACTATGGTGTTCGCACGGGTATTCTGGGCGGTCACTGAGGGTTGAAGCCGGTCAGGGGGCTGTCTGCCCCCCGGCGCAAGCGCCGTCCCCCGAGGATATTGGAAGCCAAAAGAATGGGTTTGCAGCATTTGGGGCCGCGCTGGGCTCTTCAATTCATCACAATCAGGACGTCGGTAGAATGACCTCTGTTGCCGTGCCGCGCGCGCGTATCCTGCTGTACGCGCTGATGACGTCGCTGACGGCCATCAGCATCGACGCGATTCTGCCCGGTTTGCGGTTCATCGAGGCCGAGCTGGGCAGCGCGCCGCCGCTGTCGTCACAGCATGTGATCGTTGTGTTTGTGTTCGGCATGGTGTTCGGCGAACTGGTGATCGGCCCCGCGTCGGATGCCATCGGGCGCAAGGCGGCCTTGTTGTCCGGCCTTTCCATATACGTTCTGGGCACCGTGATTGCACTGATGGCCGGTTCGTTGGAAATGGTGCTGCTGGGCCGGTTCTTGCAGGGCTTTGGTGTTTCTGGCCCAAAGATCGCCACACGCGCGATCATTCGCGACCAGCTTGCGGGCAATGACATGGCACGGGTGATGTCGTTCATGTTCACGCTGATCATCCTTGTGCCCATGCTGGCGCCTGCGCTTGGGCTGGGGGTGATCGCGCTGGCCGGTTGGCGCGGGATCTTTGTGCTGTTTCTGGCGATGGCCCTTGCGCTTGGCTGTTGGTTTGCGTTGCGCCATCCCGAGACCTTGCCCCGAGACCAGCGCATTCCCTTTCGGCCGGGGGCGTTCTGGCGCAACGCCCTGCGCATTCTGGCGAACCGGCGTGTGGGGCTTTTGATTGCGGCGACCGGCCTGATTTTCGGGGCGCAGCTGGTCTATCTCGGCACGGCCGCCGATCTGTTTCTGTCCCTTTACGGTATCACCGAGACCTTTCCGTTTTACTTTGCCGCACTGGCCTCGGGTATTGGGCTTGCCTCCTATCTGAACGGCCGCCTCGTCGGGCATTTCGGTACGGATGTGATGGCGCGTGCGGGGCTGTGGGGGATGTGTGTGGCAAGTGCACTGATGCTGGGGGCGGCGTTGGTGTGGCATGGGCAGCCGCCGCTGGCGCTGTTCATGGCCCTTGGCTTTGCGGTGTTCGCGGCGATGGGCATTCTGTTCGGCAACCTGAATGCGATGGCGATGCGTTCGCTGGGGCAGCTTGCCGGAATTGGCGCATCGTTGA from Pseudosulfitobacter sp. DSM 107133 encodes the following:
- a CDS encoding pitrilysin family protein, which codes for MSLQQHRLANGFRIVTEHMPGLASASIGIWVNAGGRHEAPKQNGIAHFLEHMAFKGTAKRSALQIAEAIEDVGGYINAYTSREVTAYYARVLEADVPLALDVIGDILLNPTFDKNEIEIERGVILQEIGQALDTPDDVIFDWLQAQAYPEQPIGRTILGPSERIETFTRKDLAKFVAQHYGPEEMILSAAGAVDHDSIVKLAEEMFGGMVPTPAFKLAPASFRGGEVRQVKDLEQAHFALAFESPGYRDEEIYVAQIYASALGGGMSSRLFQEVRENRGLCYSIFAQAGAYDDTGMMTVYAGTSGDQVAELSRITIDEMKRAASDMNPAEVARARAQMKAGLLMGLESPSSRAERLARLVQIWDRVPPLEETIARIDAVTTGDVREFAEHIAATAPVALALYGPVDTAPTLDALQERRVA
- a CDS encoding GNAT family protein: MLLSKRKLRIETERLTLRPPIHADFRPWSALRAHSKDYLTPWEPGWAEDHLSRKAFTNRVYWAQRSIANGSAMPLFLIRRADEVLVGAITLDNIRRGPAQAGTLGYWTGQMFARKGYMREAIEAVVHYAFTRQDLSRIEAACLPENAASRGLLEKSGFKYEGVAQSYLQIDGRWRTHVLYASLRHDRRGRTDAR
- a CDS encoding MBL fold metallo-hydrolase produces the protein MLIRLLTALTLMTGTAQAQATRTPSHCIALAGDIDGATFVHKASYDAQVPSETVLIHYIDHASFLIRSHGGLNIVTDFTGYIGNVPMIPDVVTMNHAHDTHWTAFPDPGIAHALNGWGPFGQGIDHHVDLGEVLVRNVSTDIRSQYGGSEAKGNSVFVFELAGLCIGHLGHLHHEPDAAQYAAIGRLDVVMAPIDGGMTLDLPTMTRVLKRLKSSVVLPMHWFSDYTLDEFLTGMADEFAVVEVGGPALQVSRDRLPSRPTIMVLRPEWLRR
- a CDS encoding FAD-binding oxidoreductase; translation: MTLTSLTPETEPLLTAALPADRFRRAEARYLEEPRGRYKGQSTLVALPRSVDEVATIVRLCAQHRIGIIPYGGGTGLVGGQVVEDGPVPLILSLERMNAVRAVYADENVAIVEAGVILADVQEAAAQAGRLFPLSLAAEGTARIGGNLSTNAGGTGVLRYGNARDLCLGLEAVLPDGSIWNGLNRLRKDNTGYDLRHLLIGAEGTLGVITAAALKLSPRPAHTGTAMLVVDSPAAALKLLTLGRDLLGESISAFELMHRQGMDFLAEKLPDIRRPWDRPPEWCVLVEVGMSAGQNPTDALERLFVAGAEEGLVSDGIIAQSQGQSDDFWTVREQIPEANRLIGSISSHDISVPLGALAEFITKANARIAALGDFRVNCFGHVGDGNLHYNVFPLAGKTKADHLAERDQIKQAVHDLVHELGGSVSAEHGIGRLKVDDLERYGDPVKLAAMRAIKVALDPAGIMNPGAVLRGRA
- a CDS encoding adenine phosphoribosyltransferase; this encodes MKTVQDYIRTIPDFPHEGIMFRDVTTLFADPRGFRMAIDQMLNPYAGLQIDKVVGLEARGFILGGAIAHQLSKGFVPIRKKGKLPGATIEQAYTLEYGEAVVEIHDDAIQAGETVLIVDDLLATGGTAEAGIKLIERLGGKIISCSFIIDLPDLGGRAKLEAMGMDVQALCAYAGD
- a CDS encoding DUF2269 domain-containing protein, producing the protein MDAYLTAKWLHILSSTVLFGTGIGTAFQMVWAMRSDNPVVIHRTASGVVVADWLFTTPAGLIQPATGLWLIHLQGYPLTEPWLLMTYVLYAVAFVTWVPVVGLQIRIRNLTATATTVPAAAYRAFRIWFALGWPAFLALIAIFWLMVHRPPLWG
- a CDS encoding DoxX-like family protein; translated protein: MRRHVLILGADGFIGRHIAFAARRAGWQVTAHARNPAALRHMGFHTLRADLNDPVTHDPEFWRPVLAEGAHVINAAGLLTGSAAAMHAVHVAAPAAVYAALPPGARGVLISAIGVEADTPFARHRLDGETAAPEAVTILRPGLVLGHTSYGGSSLARALAALPLVTPMVGKGDQPFNPVHADDLAAIALHCLEHPPMGGPHVVGGPETVTQTQMLQALRGWMGLRPAITLRLPGPLARMMGTIGDAMRLGPISRTAVDQLSQGVHAPHALPEAPQPRAFSAILHAQPCGTQDLWHARLYLMRPVLRLVLAVLWLASGLIGLTLPAADFLPLVPDTLPDTALIVMARAGGLADLAIAAALLRGWRPRLMAAVQFGMIVAYTAAFTLLNPALWLLPLGGLLKNVPLLVLIAMAAIVERER
- a CDS encoding S-methyl-5'-thioadenosine phosphorylase; translated protein: MTPTRIAVIGGSGIYDIDGLKDAKWVQVATPWGKPSDQILTGTLDGVEMAFLPRHGRGHVHTPTSVPYRANIDALKRLGCTDVISVSACGSFREEMAPGDFVIVDQFIDRTVNRDKTFFGSGCVAHVSVAHPTCPRLSDACEAAAHAAGIKVHRGGTYLAMEGPQFSTLAESRMYRESWGADVIGMTNMPEAKLAREAELCYASVAMITDYDSWHPDHGEVDVTQIIATLTGNADKGRNLVSRLPALLGAERAPCPHGCDRALEYAIMTAPEARDPELVAKLDAVAGRVLT
- a CDS encoding YaeQ family protein, with the protein product MAQKSTVYKVELSVSDMDRHYYETHKLTVAKHPSETDERLMVRILAFALNAHEHLEMTKGLSSDDEPDVWQKSLSGELELWIALGQPSEKIVRQSCGKADKVIVYSYGRTAGTWWDKIKNSTTRFDNLRVVNLPEAETGALEKLASRAMKVQVNIQDGEVMVSVDDEIAYVTPIILK
- a CDS encoding IS110 family transposase, which gives rise to MNRITRDAILGIDVSRDWLDIHCLPSNQRLRLPNSEDGHARVGALAKSACALVCFEATGGQEWRLWSALDVAGVATRQLPPAQIKAFAASRGTRAKTDRIDAELIARFMAFRPDAGRTLPHEKIRLLRALVSKRGQLVETRKRLLAQIKAHAKLGSDDLFDVMDGDLKDLLDRQIAGLEVRIEQIIASEEGLATTAAILRSVPGIGPVASTMLIAEMPELGQITGEQAAALTGLAPIAHDSGAMRGKRAIGGGRRPLRHVMFQAALVASHHNPVLKPFADRLREAGKPHKVIITAVARKLVTIVNALCKSRQKWTTQLA